Genomic window (Vigna radiata var. radiata cultivar VC1973A unplaced genomic scaffold, Vradiata_ver6 scaffold_176, whole genome shotgun sequence):
ttactaaatataCCTTTTTATCTCCAACCTTAATGAATTCagttaataaaattcaatatatgttCATCGTTATTGTTAGTTTATAAACTCAATTCCTTTAGTACTAATACAAAAATGATGTTCCAATCAATTTTAGACTAATTAATTGATGATAATTTTggttttctaattaaatttataaatttagattgattttataaataagaaatttgatttttttttttcattttagctGGCGAACGTGCCAATAAGGCTCATGTGGAGTGGGTCAAGATTTATATCCATCATTAAGTGGTCGGTTCGGTTAACCTATTTTAGTGAATTGATATGTGGAGTTGACTGTTTTGTcagataaaattcattaaaatacaaaaataatattttaaagaattgtGATTTCAATTTCACACACATTATGAAAAAATTGCTCTTAAGATAATTTGTTCGACGCCATTTCACTAAAATAGTTTTACTCTATTGTAATTATTGGtctttaaaaaagatatttatttacataGGTTATATTGTTTATGTTTcgggaaaatgtttttttaataataccttaatttaattaatatgaaaaaaagaaaaatgagtcaggttaacaaaatgagaaaatgtAATAACACCTAAATATATACACAATTAAAAAAGCTCATCGAAGTGTAATGTTAAAATTACATTGAAatcagaaaatataaataaattaaaagaaactaaattgaatgaGTAAATTGGTGGTGAACCTAAAATGTTAGGAAAatgaatttatgaaattaatatatttggaTATTGAAATTGACCCTTAAATTTTAAGgaattatataaatgataacCGTTTGGAGGGAAAAGTGTGGTTGGTTAGGTTATGAATGGATGAATAGTGTTAGATGTCTTGATTGCAGACGTTGAATAATGAGATATTATAGAGACAATGGATCTTATCTAAGAAGTTGTGGATACCTACAGATGCATACTAAAATGCAAGTTGAGTCCCACATCGAAGGTAAGCTAATCGACCTCCACTCGAATGTCTGGCATCATGTGTGGGACCAGAAACCACTGGTGTTCATTGTTTAGAGGCCTAATTTCGCGTCACCATTCAATGCAACTCCCCAATAAAGAGAGAAAGACGATGCAAACTCCATGACGGTGCCTCTTTCTTACATGATTTCATGTTGCCACTGCTTCAAGCACATATACTATACCAAATCCTAAAGAGATCAAAATGTAGGTGGGGTCgttaattcaattaattaacaAACCCGTGatatacaaacaaaaaagcACACTAACTTGTGCGTTCTAtattcatccatattttataTCAATCACATTGCATACCTCttacttttcttctcttttgtcAGAAAGTTCTTCTTCAAACTTCTCCTCCAATCTCTTCAACATCCTTCTCAAGGTCTGCTAACCAAATACTTGTATTTGCTACATCTTATCTTACGAATTGGAACAGTCACCAACTTGGTTTCTAACAACAAATATTGTACTATTTTTATGTTAGGTAGTGCAGGAAATTCAAGAGCATGGAAAGTGACCAGGTGACAACCAAGGACATGAGAGTTCAAATGCCACCATCTAGGAGTGAGGTCGTGTCAGGAGCTGTTGTGGAGCTTCAAGGTGCTTCTAATTTGGGACAAGGTGGCCTTCAGAGACAACCTAGCATGACCAAGACCAATTGTCTATGTTCTCCCACCACACATGCCGGTTCCTTTCGTTGCAGACTTCATCGCACCCCTAGTCTTCAGAGGACCAAAAGCATGGAATCAGAGGCATCCACGGTTCATGCTTCCATCCTTCATTCTGTTGCTGATCCCAACAAGGATACACTTCATTGAGTGCTAAATATTATTAAGCTGTTATATACATAGTAACTTGTCTGTGTTTACTTGAGTCGTGTATTTTGCTACGCTATCTATTTATGATCGCCAAATGTAAAGATGTTTGTCATGGAAATGCATAATTTTACTCTATTTGAATGTCATGTCAACAACTTGGGATCATTTTCATTCATACTTCAATTTCCTTTCAAGTTTATGCTATTCTTCTAAGTTGAAATGCCCTTTGTCAGTGACCTTTTCTTACTTTAATCATCAAGTTTAGACTTTAGACGTTTAGGAAGTGCTGTAACTGAAGATAATTTTAATCCTGTCATTTCTCTTGTCTTTGTGGTATTTATAAGACATTATATAGCCTTGTGAAGATCCACAAGCTTCGCTAATCGATGACTACAGGGGATGGTTTCAAGGCTTGGTATAGTTTCTCAAATAGTCTTGATCAACAAGAATCACTTTATTGATTCAGAGACTGAAATTTTGCTAAGGACAAACTTTGTGTAGTTGGTTAAATGGTTTCATGccatttgtaattaaaattgaagtttCTTTTTCCCTCAACAATTAGTACTGATTTTTATAGTGGTAAAAttgaaagtttaataaaaaaaataatgttaaaaaacatGCAAGGACTGTACATGTACGTTTTTCTGCAAATTTTCTTCCGTCTCTGATATGCTTTATAATGTAGTCCAGTTCCCGGTGAATCTTTATATAGCAAAATCACAGGTTAATGACGTTATGAACACAATTAAATATCCTTAAACAAGTTTTTTCCTGAGATCGTGATGATATTTAACTAAATCTTATTGAAAATTGAGTTATAACACATAGAAGATTCAACATTGTGAATCAATGAAACAAACcacaaacaaacaacatatactAACACCCTTAAATTGTCACTTGCAGTTGATTAATGTAGCAACCAGTAAAATATTCAATTGCTTGTACAGACACTAATGATATTGAGGGGTGTTATTTGGGAAGTATATTTGGGCAAACATGTTTAGAAGCAATCCTACACGTCATTTAATTCCTTGAATAAACTTGATCTGTTTCTCTGAAGGTATCCACTCAGAATTAGGTGGCACATTCCCATTCACGCAACTTCTTGATATATGACTAGCTAGTAGTTTGAAGCAgggaagaaacaaagaaaatgaaaaggaatgCATGAAACATTAATGGGTGAAGTAAGTTGtaccaaaatattttgttaatgctAATCATAGGTAGTAGTAGTGTCAGTGATTGGTGTCAGGAATATTCATGTAGGCATGCTCTTAAAATAGTTAGTCAAGGTCAAAGAAACTATGATGAGTAGTGATCATGATTGCAACAATGATGATGACCACCACAAGCAGTCCGCCACTAAATGATTCCCATatgctttatgattttttttgaaactaaaaaattataattctttcaCCGCCTCCAAAACAGTAAGAGGTCCATCTCAGTTTCTGAGATTGAATTGAACTAAGTGGTTAGTTCTCTAGGGACACAACTCATCCCATCAATCCTACAAAATCCAAATTACTCATAATTACAAATCTGAGAATAAAGGAGGTTGAAAGTGACTTCCATCAAAACCATCCACAGCTACTTAGAAGTCAACTCAGTAGCTGATGCTCAAGAGGtctaacaaaaaaattgttagacATATTTCTGAGTTATGGTGAAAAGGTTTCGCTTTAAGTGGAATACCCTTCGTCTACTCTCGTTGATTTTTTGCTTAGAATAGTAAATGTGGATACACGGAGGTTTATGTAGGGATGGAACAAAGCTGAGTCaaagtgatttttgtttttagttcaaCAGTTGTCGTTGTTTCAATAATACCTTTTGGAAGCAAACATATCTTAGCGATGCTGGATCTTATTCTTTCTTGTTTATCTGTGCTACTTTTTGGTCGGCTATACATTGCACATCATTTTGTTAATCATACTAACACATTAGATTGTTCCAGCGCACGATACATTAATGACAAATCTGTGCTCACAAAACACCAAATGTCGACCCTTAATTATTTCCCACAACTCCTGTCCATGATACTCTACGATATCAATTCAATAAGGACGACATTATCCGCGTGGATACTAATAGATGTGAGGAACATAATCTGATATTACAGTATTAATTGCTTTTTGTCAGATGCTTCAAAATGCcgataattattgttttttttcaaaaaaatcagGACCCTTTGAAGTGAACCTTCAAAGATGAACACGGCCACGTGTTATAGATTCGTGGAGAGACACGGCACCATTGGCCCTACAATTCGTCACTAACACCAAAGATTCCTCATCCATTTTTCACGAATGTGATCTACCAAAGAGATTTCCCCTCATGtgaaaaatctcatttcttattattataggtTACACGAACAATGCACATTTGGATTCGCTGATTTTCCCTACATGTTATAACTTACAGGACCTtatgcaaaagagaaaaatatagtaTATGTTACCCCCTAAATTTCCCATCCCCATCATGAAAAATCGAAAAAATTTACTCAATTCTTTTCGGTGGCAGTTCTGTTGGTAGCCCACAACTTGCTAAACATACGTTTGGGCTGAGTAGGAAGAGCAAGTAGACCCTTAAATCTAGAAGTTCTCCCAATTTCATCACGAGGCACAACATTTGCATCCAAGTCATCCTCAGCTAGCTTCATTCTGAGAGTTGGGTTCTTTGTTGATTTTGGTGACTTGAATCCAGAAACACTCCAATTGTCATCAGCATGTATACTTGTTGTGGTGCTCAATGGTGCTGTGTGTTTTGATGGGTCAATGCCATGAGCGGTGAGTAATGCCTTGATGTTGCTTGGCATGTCAGTCACTTTGCCACCAGCTGCTGCTGCTCGTGCTTGCTCAAAGAAGAGAACTTGGACAACCACCCTTAGGGGAAGTAGCTCATTCTGTGctgcatgcatgcatgcttccaTAGACAACTTTTTGCAGTCTAGAATTCGACATAGTCTCTTCCTTTCGTTCTTATTCAGCTCTGGATGTGCCTACATTTTCCAGTTAAGCAAAATAGAGATTTTAGTCATACTGATAAGGCATCCAAATGAATCcaagaattttcttttacatcGTTAAGCGGAtcccatttttttaaattttagcttAGTCAAATGAACGCATATATCATGTGAAGGGCTAAAGAACATTTGTCACGTTTTCTCTTAATCGCTATCTAATGAACAAACAGGTCGCAACAGAAACTCTCTGATGTAAGTCTAGTAGTAAGGTTTTATGTATTCTGTACGACACGCTAAGTTCAAACTTGTTGGtgctaaaaaaacaaaaagaaaatagtggcaataaaacaaaactctcttgtacaaaaagaaacaaaaaagttcGTTCATAGTTTTCACTGGCAATCTTATCTTTCTTGTTCTAACCAAGTGAAATGACTAACTGCCAGAATAGGAATTAGAAACTGCTAGTATGAGTCAGAAAGTGGCCACATTCAAGCCAAATTTCTGGTGGGTCAGCCTACACCTAAACCACGAAAAAATGATGGGTGAGACAATATTTCAAGGTCGAGTTGTTTATCCACCAATTCTGTCCCACCAATGAAACAAGTTCAACTTCAACCAGAGCCCCCCCTCTCGGTCATTATTTATTTCTACCATTTACGGAAAACAGTAATTCTGAAACACAatggaagttttttttttctaaatttaccTTGAGATAAATGTCAATTGCTCTGTACAGGTCATCATGATCATGTCTTGCAAAATCTGGTATAGTTTCAGCAAGAGCTATGAATTTTGAGAGAGGCAAATTCACATCCCTGGCAACCTCCTGAAGGTACCTATCCACTAGCTTTGCCACCTTCAGTTTTGAGCTATGTGAAGCTGAGGAGGACCTCCTACTCTCTTGGAACTCGAAGTTAATGTTCTCTGCCGAACGAGACCTTCTCCTTTCAATGGTCAACCTTGATCTTGGAGGGCTAGTTGGTGGACTCTGACCTTGCAACATAAATTGTTCCAATATGGTCATAACCAAGTCCACTTCGTACATCATATTATTTGTCCTAGACACTGAGCGTATTAGAAGATCGTTAACGGAGGCCTCCTCCAGTTGAAGTCCTACTCTTGTGGCCAATTCCACCTTTGAAGAAGCCGAAGCTTTGAGAATATTGGCTGCCTTTAACAGTTTAAGAAGGAAGCTGCAAGAAACAGCACCTTTTTCTGCTGGAAGCAAGCTCACAATTGATTCCAAAAGCAGTCTATGCTTTGAAGTTGATTCACTCGCGGAATCTGAATCTTCATCCGAGTCAGATTCAGTCTCCCTCTTGGCATGCACATTCTTCCTGATATTCGGTAGCCATCTAGATGCATAAATCTTCAATGCATCACCAATGAGATTTGAGGGTGTCTTGCCACCAGATTTGATAGCTATCATGGTTCTCCAGTAAAGGTCTATACTCAAATCTGCTAAATCCTCAGCCCACCATCCCCTGCTTGCTGATTTGTGTCTCAGACTTTCGGTTCCATTGCAGGAAGACACATCATCCCTTACCCTCCGGGAATGACTGTGTGATAAACTCACCTTTGAGGGGTGGCTTAAGACCTTCGAGGCAATGGCCTCAATGCATCTGCTGGTAATTGCTAATTCCTCTGACCACAAAGGCAATGCTTTGGTGGTCTGTAGAGTCACAATGGAATCCTTCCAGCCATTAAGGATGcaagaattaaagaaaacatcaaGCTTGTAAATCAAATTCCCCTTCTCAACATCCTCAGTCATCTGCAAGTATTCCGCGGCGCAACGCGAACTTACAATGTTGTATGCGCTGAGAGTGATGGTTATGCCATAGCAGAACTTGGCACACAGCTCAAATGCTTCCACCCCACCAGGAAATTCAGGGAGTTGGACTATTTGGTGCTGAGGAGAATCAGAACTCTCAGAGCACAGCCTTTGCAGGCGCGAACATTTGGACAATAGCGGAAACTGAACAATATCAACATAAAGTTCAGACCATCGATGTATGActaaacaataaagaaaaattaacaacagaagatagaaaaagaattcggtaaaaataaaaaatggtcaGAGATAGAACTTGAAGAGTTTGAAGGAGCAAACCTTGTGAAGAAGATATCTAGTTCCTTTAACTTGAATTATGATGTCACTTGAAACTTCAGAAGAGATTGTCCTGCatacaaagaaaaggaaagaaatcaTGTTACTCACCAGAAACAGATCAAATTGATCAATATCTACGAATATAAACAATCAAATTGATCAATAAATATGCCTTGCCTTACAGACTCGGCAGTGTAAAAGGTATCTGGACGAGATCCCAGTTTCATAAACTTCATGActatttctcaaaatttgttttatgcTAAATCACGTAATACTCTGGACTGGTTCCTTGCATAATTCAGAACTGCCGAAAACACCAGAAGTGAATAGAGCATACAGTAGAAGAGCATCTACATGAAATGCTCTTCCATTATAATCGCCTTTAATAGATTTTCCCACTTCCCAAGTGAAAACTCAAAGTGTGAGAGGAGCCTCAATAGACTTGAAAAACTCTTTAgacagaaagaaaaagaaaaaagagaagatgaagaagttaTGTTGGAGGAGAGAGAGTATGAAGTtccaatgtaaaaggaaaaccAAGAGGCTTGCTATGGGcagaaaaaatataaagcacTTTAAATAAGTAGATGTCACTACAAATATGGTAAACAGGGACACAACTTTTACTACATTCATTCAGAAGCAAAAATTTTCGTTATTCTTTGAAATttgcaaaaaatatgaaattcgTCAAAAACTTATGACACCTACGTAATTTTGTGAGTACTTACAAATTATATTCAATCATTGATAGAAAGTGTATGTGAAAGATTATGCCAAGAGTGTTTCTAACGCTCTTGAATAATCAACACAAACCAGGAGCAtctaacaaaacaaacaaaaatttatacatGATCATTGAACCTTTCTACAGAAAGGATAAAAGGGAAATAAAAATTCCTCCTTATTTAGGCTAATATATggaacttatatatatatatatatatatatatatcaagacaaaaatgataattaaaaaaagagagtaaagtttacttctttcaaatcaaaataaagaaaaataatattttggactAATAACGGTAAACAAACGGTATACTTATGTTCCTTGATGATATCATCTCAAAATTACACTTTAATTAAGTGAAATTCTATTATTCTTGATATCAAGTTCTGATAAAGGCTATTTTTAGATGTGATTAGCATAATTCAATGATGTTaactaatttttctaattaGCAAAAAAGTTGGTCCGTGTTACTTCTACTTAAAGTCCGAAAAAAGTATCTTCTTAGAATTTTCCAATTTCGTTAATATTTTTCACTCATCTTTTACTTCCATCCAAATGTTGAATCCTCTTATTGCATCCTTCCAATTCctttataaaaactataaaatgatttttatatttttgagacATTCTTGAAAGAgtgttaatgtattttaaactGTATGGAGAATCCCTCAAACTAAATACTCATAAAGTGTGTTTGGTTTTTGTTTGATACTTTTTAGAAAATAGTCTTAAATGTATACAAAAGTAACATAATTGCTCATTCCataaatgaagaaatatttaatGTGTAATATAAAACACCATTctgtaatttaatataaaagaaaaataatatatatatatagaataatcataaatattattgtgaaataatttttgaccaatcacagattaacacgtaatcaatgttcaaatgttgtcaaaaaaaatgttgtctaaatatcattatccatatatatatatatatatatatatatatatatatatatatatatatatatatatatattaaatcttacttcttttaaattatttttttctaccaaACATActattaattttctctttacCAATCCTTCTACCTCTCCTTTATCAAGAAAtcattagaattattaaaaaaatatattatagttaCCCGGAAATCCAAAGCTAAAAGAAAGAATGGAATTGAGACAGAGAATGTTGCAAGGTGAGGTAAGAGAATGAAGATACTGAATAATGAAAGTGAATCATTGATTGAGAAATTTGACCTAGGAAATTCTGCAactctattatttattttatttgttatttgttttgttaCTTGGTAGAAGCATAATAAAAAGGAACACTGTTTTACTTTTTACTATGGAGACAAGCCATTGCCAGCGTGCAATTTTAAAGCCAATTTCATGTGCTTATCCTGCGCCCACCACTGCCCTTCCTTCCATCATTGCCACTGCAaaattccattttattttttttattttctattttttactttgaaCCACCCACTATTAATTTAgtcaaacattattttattttcatctgcAACACGTTACAACTTTCTCAATGCAAACAGTTTAGCCATAATAACACATGAGAAGGGTTGTCAAATAGTTTTCCTAAGAAAGAAACAGACCAAAAATAGTCACCGCATACGCTCAAAGTAGggttataaaatattaaccaaaccaaattaaaatcaaaccatTTAAATAATCTAGTCAATTATCTCCAATAAAAGTAACTCTGATTATTCAACTTGTTTTGCAATGAAGATATTATTAAAGAGACAGATGATTATTTTCACACTTTGCCTTTCTTATATAagagtttaatttaatatatatatatatatatatatatatatggacatTATAGGTGTTATTTTGGTTAATGAGATCTCTTACTTTATATATTAACACATGATATTTCTTTTCCCATGTTTTTTCCATCGACAAATCAATCAATCAgtattatcaattaattaaataagttatacaaacttatttttaaaatataaatcaaattgaaaatgatgaagatataatcatattaaagcaacctttaaaacaattatgtAGAGTTTTGTCTAaccaatataattttataaatagttgAGGCACTGTTTAAAGAAAAGCGAAAGGTATGTGTATGAGTATAAAATGTGGGTTTCTCAATAGgaatggatatatatatatatatatatatcctctATTATGA
Coding sequences:
- the LOC106780228 gene encoding uncharacterized protein LOC106780228 — protein: MESDQVTTKDMRVQMPPSRSEVVSGAVVELQGASNLGQGGLQRQPSMTKTNCLCSPTTHAGSFRCRLHRTPSLQRTKSMESEASTVHASILHSVADPNKDTLH
- the LOC106780235 gene encoding BTB/POZ domain-containing protein At1g67900, coding for MKFMKLGSRPDTFYTAESVRTISSEVSSDIIIQVKGTRYLLHKFPLLSKCSRLQRLCSESSDSPQHQIVQLPEFPGGVEAFELCAKFCYGITITLSAYNIVSSRCAAEYLQMTEDVEKGNLIYKLDVFFNSCILNGWKDSIVTLQTTKALPLWSEELAITSRCIEAIASKVLSHPSKVSLSHSHSRRVRDDVSSCNGTESLRHKSASRGWWAEDLADLSIDLYWRTMIAIKSGGKTPSNLIGDALKIYASRWLPNIRKNVHAKRETESDSDEDSDSASESTSKHRLLLESIVSLLPAEKGAVSCSFLLKLLKAANILKASASSKVELATRVGLQLEEASVNDLLIRSVSRTNNMMYEVDLVMTILEQFMLQGQSPPTSPPRSRLTIERRRSRSAENINFEFQESRRSSSASHSSKLKVAKLVDRYLQEVARDVNLPLSKFIALAETIPDFARHDHDDLYRAIDIYLKAHPELNKNERKRLCRILDCKKLSMEACMHAAQNELLPLRVVVQVLFFEQARAAAAGGKVTDMPSNIKALLTAHGIDPSKHTAPLSTTTSIHADDNWSVSGFKSPKSTKNPTLRMKLAEDDLDANVVPRDEIGRTSRFKGLLALPTQPKRMFSKLWATNRTATEKN